In Endozoicomonas sp. GU-1, one DNA window encodes the following:
- a CDS encoding DUF29 family protein translates to MPEEPKILILHLFKMDYQLRVLQDPWVQAKVIHTWLPSINNPRSDITDLLADSPSLKHHLRDAIAQSYPMARAEAVEQMNKYIHSPQKRLTASSFPDTCPWTFEQLMSLDLYP, encoded by the coding sequence ATCCCTGAAGAGCCGAAAATTTTAATACTGCATCTATTTAAAATGGACTATCAGCTTCGGGTGCTTCAAGACCCCTGGGTGCAGGCTAAAGTGATTCATACCTGGCTGCCGAGCATCAACAATCCTCGCAGCGACATTACCGACCTTCTGGCAGACAGCCCATCCCTGAAGCATCATCTGAGGGATGCTATTGCGCAAAGTTATCCAATGGCCAGGGCAGAAGCTGTTGAACAGATGAACAAATACATTCACTCTCCCCAAAAACGGCTGACGGCCAGCAGCTTTCCCGATACTTGCCCCTGGACTTTTGAACAACTGATGTCGCTGGATTTATACCCTTAA
- a CDS encoding DUF29 family protein has product MQNSKNNLYDTDYEQWAEQQKQFLQSGQLDRLDIKNLLEELGQAVKNNRRSLRGCFKTT; this is encoded by the coding sequence ATGCAGAACAGCAAAAACAATCTTTATGATACCGACTATGAGCAATGGGCAGAGCAGCAAAAACAGTTTTTACAATCCGGCCAGCTTGATCGGCTTGATATAAAAAACCTGCTGGAAGAATTAGGGCAAGCCGTGAAAAACAATCGTCGTTCCCTAAGAGGCTGTTTTAAAACTACTTAA
- a CDS encoding IS5 family transposase: MYPSDLTNDEWAILKPLFPDPGYDTPKNGRPRDWSYRLILNAIFYLTKTGCQWRMLPSDFPPWSTVYTYFRIWKQDGTWKKVHDALRDQVRIQAGKEPQPTAASIDSQSVKTSVKGGDRGYDGGKKIKGRKRHIAVDTLGLILVVWVHAAAFSDSFAGQFILAHLKKYFKNIRKVWADCGYRGYLEEWFYRFKPKRELEITKRPRGKFVVQARRWVVERTFGWFEGSRRLSKDYEQLPRSSEAFVYICMIRIMLRRFK; the protein is encoded by the coding sequence ATGTATCCATCCGACCTGACCAATGACGAGTGGGCAATCCTCAAGCCTCTATTCCCTGACCCTGGCTATGATACTCCAAAAAATGGGCGACCACGCGACTGGAGTTATCGTCTGATATTGAATGCCATATTCTATCTCACTAAAACAGGCTGTCAGTGGCGAATGCTGCCTTCTGACTTTCCACCATGGAGTACTGTCTACACCTATTTTCGAATCTGGAAACAAGATGGCACATGGAAGAAGGTGCATGATGCTCTTCGTGACCAGGTGCGAATTCAGGCGGGCAAAGAGCCACAACCAACAGCAGCAAGCATTGACTCCCAATCCGTGAAAACCTCGGTAAAAGGGGGGGATCGAGGCTATGATGGCGGGAAGAAAATAAAAGGCAGAAAACGTCATATAGCTGTTGATACTCTTGGCCTGATTCTGGTGGTATGGGTACACGCAGCCGCATTTAGTGATAGTTTTGCAGGTCAATTCATACTGGCTCACCTTAAGAAATACTTTAAAAACATCCGGAAAGTCTGGGCTGATTGTGGCTACCGGGGTTACCTTGAAGAGTGGTTTTATCGCTTCAAACCCAAAAGGGAACTTGAAATCACAAAACGCCCACGGGGAAAGTTTGTCGTTCAAGCCAGGCGCTGGGTTGTGGAGAGAACCTTTGGCTGGTTTGAAGGATCCAGACGTTTATCTAAAGACTATGAACAGCTGCCAAGGAGTTCAGAAGCCTTCGTTTATATATGCATGATTCGCATAATGCTACGAAGGTTTAAGTAG
- a CDS encoding ISL3 family transposase — protein MLIKTILNKVHKLKSFVYQDVKLGLYQGSEVFNVIVVPRKNGHAICSGCQQPAPGYDRLAERRFEFVPLWGIRVFLLYKMRRVECKTCGVKVEQVPWAEGKKELTKVYMQFLANWARKLSWKEVARTFNTSWEKVFHAVEYVVEWGKKHRSLDNIKAIGVDEVAYQIGHKYLTVVYQIDRDCTRLLWVGQERTEATIRSFFAFLGTQRSQRLEYVCSDMWQPYVKAIAVFASQALHILDRFHIVAMLNKAIDEVRATEHKQLQADGYEPVLKKTRWCLLKRKENLTEKEEIKLNTVLQYNLKSVRAYLLREEFQVFWDYISPHWAGKYLDRWCTRVMRSKIEPMKKVAKTVRRHKPLILNWFKAKKAYSSGIVEGLNTKIKLTTRKSYGFRTYRCAEIALYHALGKLPEPEMTHRFY, from the coding sequence ATGCTGATAAAAACTATCCTCAATAAAGTTCATAAACTCAAGTCATTTGTTTATCAGGATGTAAAACTCGGTCTCTATCAAGGCTCTGAAGTATTCAATGTCATCGTGGTCCCACGCAAGAACGGCCATGCTATTTGCTCAGGATGTCAGCAACCAGCTCCGGGCTATGACCGTCTTGCTGAACGTCGTTTCGAGTTTGTCCCTCTCTGGGGAATCAGGGTTTTTCTGCTCTACAAAATGCGTAGGGTTGAATGCAAGACATGTGGCGTAAAGGTTGAGCAGGTTCCATGGGCTGAAGGCAAGAAGGAACTCACCAAAGTTTACATGCAGTTTCTGGCAAACTGGGCTAGAAAGCTCTCCTGGAAGGAGGTCGCCCGTACTTTCAATACCTCGTGGGAGAAGGTCTTCCATGCTGTTGAGTATGTGGTTGAGTGGGGCAAGAAGCATCGTTCACTTGATAATATCAAGGCCATTGGTGTTGATGAGGTGGCGTATCAGATCGGCCATAAATACTTGACTGTTGTCTACCAGATTGATCGCGACTGTACACGGCTACTATGGGTTGGTCAGGAGCGTACCGAAGCTACGATTCGCAGCTTCTTCGCTTTCCTGGGTACACAGCGTAGCCAGCGGTTGGAGTATGTCTGTTCTGATATGTGGCAACCCTACGTAAAAGCGATTGCGGTGTTTGCCAGCCAAGCATTACATATTCTGGATCGCTTTCATATCGTTGCCATGCTGAATAAGGCCATTGATGAAGTCAGGGCCACGGAACACAAACAGCTTCAGGCAGATGGTTATGAACCGGTGCTGAAAAAAACACGCTGGTGTCTGCTCAAGCGAAAAGAGAACCTGACCGAGAAAGAAGAGATCAAGCTGAACACAGTGCTTCAGTACAACCTCAAAAGTGTCAGAGCCTATCTTCTCAGAGAAGAGTTCCAAGTGTTCTGGGACTACATTTCACCACACTGGGCAGGAAAATACCTGGACCGGTGGTGTACAAGAGTGATGCGATCAAAGATAGAACCGATGAAGAAAGTTGCTAAAACTGTTCGACGACACAAGCCACTTATCCTGAACTGGTTCAAGGCGAAAAAGGCGTATTCCAGCGGTATCGTTGAGGGTCTGAACACCAAGATAAAACTCACTACGAGAAAATCATACGGTTTCAGAACCTACAGATGTGCGGAAATTGCGTTATATCATGCGCTTGGCAAGTTACCTGAACCGGAAATGACCCACAGATTTTACTGA